In the genome of Pediococcus claussenii ATCC BAA-344, one region contains:
- the sufD gene encoding Fe-S cluster assembly protein SufD, producing the protein MAFKNEPVWFKDLQETVQQEIQNLKMPNLDRFDYHRWNLDQIDEMADAESSPIPKDLSKQQLVSFGDAVHIKLSQEMIDAGLVVEDFKTAFENHSDLLQRYFMTKAVRLTEDKLTALNLVRLNLGVFVYVPANVQITEPLQMLMIQNSLAKSNYFGHVLIVTERNSSLKVLQQLETRGDIANRFHLITEVVALENSQVEFTGLDLLAEKTTSYINRRGYLDDAARIDWSIGVFNDGNTIADFDSDLKGSGSDSEVKVVALSGGKQRQCIDTRVTNYAPYSTGNITQRGVILGSSELIFNGIGKIIKGAHGARANQENRVLMLSDKAHGDANPILLIDENDVLAGHAASVGRVDEHQMYYLMSRGIPKKVAQRLVIRGFLGDVLSKLPSEKLRNQMIDVIEEKLKNELEN; encoded by the coding sequence ATGGCATTTAAAAACGAGCCAGTGTGGTTTAAGGATTTACAAGAAACCGTTCAACAGGAAATTCAAAATTTAAAAATGCCTAATTTAGATCGTTTTGACTATCATCGGTGGAATTTAGATCAAATTGATGAAATGGCAGATGCCGAATCGTCCCCAATACCAAAGGATCTATCTAAACAACAACTTGTAAGCTTTGGCGATGCTGTTCACATTAAACTAAGTCAGGAAATGATCGATGCTGGATTAGTCGTCGAGGACTTTAAAACAGCTTTTGAAAATCATTCTGATTTGCTACAGAGATATTTTATGACGAAAGCTGTACGACTAACCGAAGATAAACTAACCGCACTAAATTTGGTGCGCCTGAACCTCGGCGTTTTCGTGTATGTCCCAGCAAACGTTCAAATTACAGAGCCCCTCCAGATGTTGATGATTCAAAATAGTTTAGCCAAATCCAATTATTTTGGACATGTTTTGATTGTAACGGAGCGAAATAGTTCACTCAAAGTATTACAACAGCTTGAGACGAGGGGAGATATTGCCAATCGTTTTCATTTAATTACTGAAGTTGTTGCATTAGAAAATAGTCAAGTTGAGTTTACTGGATTGGACTTATTAGCCGAAAAAACAACGTCGTATATTAATCGAAGAGGATACTTGGATGATGCTGCACGAATCGACTGGTCAATTGGTGTCTTTAACGATGGAAATACGATTGCGGATTTTGATTCGGATTTAAAAGGTAGCGGATCCGATTCTGAGGTGAAAGTTGTAGCACTGTCTGGTGGAAAGCAACGCCAATGCATTGATACGAGGGTCACAAACTATGCGCCGTATTCAACTGGGAACATTACTCAACGTGGTGTTATCTTAGGCAGTTCTGAGCTAATTTTTAATGGTATCGGCAAGATCATTAAGGGCGCACATGGTGCCAGAGCTAACCAAGAAAATAGGGTTTTGATGTTGTCGGATAAGGCACATGGTGATGCTAACCCAATTCTTCTAATTGATGAAAATGATGTTTTGGCTGGACATGCAGCAAGTGTTGGTCGGGTTGATGAACATCAGATGTATTATCTAATGAGTCGCGGTATACCTAAAAAAGTAGCGCAGCGTTTAGTGATTCGTGGTTTTCTTGGTGATGTTTTGAGTAAGTTACCTTCGGAAAAGTTAAGAAATCAAATGATTGATGTAATCGAGGAGAAGTTAAAAAATGAATTGGAAAATTAA
- a CDS encoding QueT transporter family protein, which translates to MGSKSNRVWIVNAMVAAIYIVLSLLVNTFGLASGNIQFRLSESLNHLVVFNRKYFWGVVGGVFLFNLFGPTSLNHLLDVVFGTGQTVIALLITIYVAPRLKNIWAKMGLNVIVFTVSMVLIALELHWTLQIPFWATYLSTAISEFVIMIISAPIMYGLDKVLDFNNRI; encoded by the coding sequence ATGGGTAGTAAAAGTAATCGCGTATGGATTGTTAACGCAATGGTTGCAGCAATTTATATTGTTTTATCATTATTAGTAAACACATTTGGTTTGGCATCAGGAAATATACAATTTAGGCTTTCAGAGTCCTTAAATCATTTGGTGGTATTTAACCGAAAATACTTTTGGGGAGTCGTTGGTGGGGTATTCTTATTTAACTTGTTTGGTCCCACTTCTTTAAATCACTTATTGGATGTTGTTTTTGGAACTGGGCAGACCGTAATTGCATTGTTAATAACCATTTATGTCGCACCACGGTTAAAAAATATCTGGGCTAAAATGGGATTGAACGTCATTGTGTTTACTGTTTCGATGGTGCTAATCGCGCTCGAATTACACTGGACACTTCAAATTCCGTTTTGGGCAACGTATCTTTCAACAGCAATTTCTGAGTTTGTTATAATGATAATTTCTGCTCCAATTATGTATGGATTAGACAAAGTGCTTGATTTTAACAATCGAATCTAG
- a CDS encoding VIT1/CCC1 transporter family protein, which yields MERISIGKINCFRFWDSLSVLRAGILGANDGIISVSGIVLGAVGADLNSSTLFFSGIAGMIAGACSMAGGEYISVSAQRDVQRNKIELQQKYKEIDRKESDTLIRSIDVLNPFHASISSFFSFILGSLIPLTAISLSTSRWRVINTVIAMIVALTLNAVVSSAHSEISTRRTIARNIAVGIITIVLTYAIGSLFGVSAAG from the coding sequence ATGGAACGTATATCAATCGGAAAGATTAATTGTTTTAGATTTTGGGACAGTTTGAGCGTTTTACGTGCAGGAATTCTTGGTGCAAATGATGGTATCATTTCAGTATCAGGAATCGTTTTGGGTGCTGTGGGTGCTGACCTGAATAGTTCGACGCTCTTTTTTAGTGGAATTGCGGGAATGATTGCGGGAGCGTGCTCAATGGCTGGGGGAGAATATATTTCAGTTAGTGCACAAAGGGATGTGCAACGTAACAAAATTGAACTACAACAAAAATATAAGGAAATTGATAGAAAAGAGTCCGATACGCTCATTAGAAGTATCGATGTCCTTAATCCTTTTCATGCTTCGATTTCATCGTTCTTTTCGTTTATACTAGGTTCATTAATCCCATTAACGGCGATTAGTTTGTCAACGAGCCGGTGGAGAGTAATCAATACGGTGATCGCGATGATTGTGGCATTAACCTTAAATGCGGTTGTTAGTTCAGCGCATTCAGAAATATCAACAAGACGAACAATAGCCCGAAATATTGCAGTAGGAATTATAACAATTGTGTTAACGTATGCGATTGGAAGTTTGTTCGGGGTGTCGGCAGCGGGATAA
- the pflB gene encoding formate C-acetyltransferase, which yields MIKLQSSTTPKAWEGFKSGHWQEEINIRDFIQQNFTQYNGNEEFLEGPTAATKTLNDKVLDLKKKEREAGGVLDADTKVVSTITSHGPGYIEKDLEKIVGLQTDKPLKRAFMPFGGIRMADGALKSYGFTPDEENDKIFTEYRKTHNQGVFDVYTPDMRKARHYKIVTGLPDAYARGRIIPDLPRVAVYGIDRLMEEKANDFANIGDGELTDDVIRLREEVQDQYRALGDMKKMAESYGYDISKPAETAQEAVQWIYFAYLAAIKTQNGAAMSVGRIDTVMDIFIQRDLDRGVIDEKQAQEIIDQFVMKLRMVRFIRTEEYNSLFSGDPIWATLSMCGLGLDGRHHVTKTAFRILKTLDNMGAAPEPNITILWSENLPEDFQRYATEVSINSSTIQYENDDLMRVEWGTDYYGIACCVSAQPVADGVQYFGARANLAKTVLYAINGGKDEIANVQVGPEYEPITSEYIDYDEFMKKFDRMMDWLADVYVNSLNAIHYMHDKYYYEAAELALKDTDLNRTFATGISGLSHAADSISAIKYGHVKVIRDENGIAVDFKADNDYPRYGNNDDRVDDIAKWLIKELYTKMNTHHLYRGSKLSTSVLTITSNVVYGKNTGTTPNGRQKGEPFSPGANPAYGAEKNGALASLLSTAKLPYRYATDGISNTFGVTPNTLGHDQEARKDTLVNMVNGYMNNDGMHLNINVFNKDTLIDAQKHPEEYPTLTVRVSGYCVYFADLTKEQQNDVISRTFFDQM from the coding sequence ATGATTAAACTGCAAAGTTCTACTACTCCAAAGGCTTGGGAAGGTTTTAAGAGTGGTCATTGGCAAGAAGAAATTAATATTCGTGATTTTATTCAGCAAAATTTCACACAGTATAATGGAAATGAAGAATTTTTGGAGGGCCCAACCGCTGCTACTAAAACCTTAAATGACAAGGTTTTAGACTTGAAGAAAAAAGAGCGTGAAGCTGGTGGAGTTCTGGATGCTGATACAAAGGTTGTATCAACAATCACTTCACATGGTCCCGGATACATTGAGAAGGATCTAGAAAAGATCGTTGGATTACAAACTGATAAACCATTGAAACGTGCATTCATGCCATTTGGCGGAATTAGAATGGCAGATGGTGCTTTGAAATCATACGGATTTACACCGGATGAAGAGAATGACAAAATTTTTACCGAATACAGAAAGACTCATAATCAAGGGGTATTTGACGTATATACGCCAGATATGCGTAAAGCACGCCATTATAAGATAGTAACTGGTTTACCAGATGCATATGCCCGTGGACGAATTATTCCTGACCTTCCACGTGTTGCAGTATACGGAATTGACCGACTGATGGAGGAAAAAGCAAATGACTTTGCTAACATTGGTGATGGTGAATTAACTGATGATGTGATTCGTTTACGTGAAGAGGTACAAGATCAATACCGTGCTCTAGGCGATATGAAGAAAATGGCTGAAAGTTATGGATATGATATTAGTAAACCTGCTGAAACCGCACAAGAGGCCGTTCAATGGATTTACTTTGCATATTTAGCAGCCATTAAAACCCAAAACGGTGCTGCAATGTCTGTTGGTCGAATTGACACCGTAATGGACATTTTCATTCAGCGTGATTTGGATCGTGGCGTTATAGATGAAAAGCAAGCCCAAGAAATTATTGATCAGTTTGTTATGAAATTACGTATGGTACGTTTTATTCGTACCGAAGAGTATAACTCACTATTTTCAGGTGACCCAATCTGGGCAACATTATCAATGTGTGGACTTGGATTAGACGGGCGTCACCACGTTACAAAGACGGCATTTCGTATCCTCAAAACTTTGGATAATATGGGCGCGGCTCCAGAACCAAATATTACAATTCTTTGGTCGGAGAACCTTCCAGAAGATTTCCAACGTTATGCTACAGAGGTATCAATTAATAGTTCAACAATCCAATACGAGAATGATGATTTAATGCGTGTTGAATGGGGAACTGATTATTATGGGATTGCATGCTGTGTTTCAGCACAACCGGTTGCCGATGGTGTTCAATACTTTGGTGCTCGTGCAAACCTTGCTAAGACAGTGTTGTACGCAATTAATGGTGGTAAAGATGAAATTGCAAACGTGCAAGTTGGACCTGAATATGAACCAATTACTTCTGAATATATTGACTACGATGAATTTATGAAGAAGTTTGATCGTATGATGGACTGGCTTGCTGATGTTTATGTAAATTCACTCAATGCTATCCATTATATGCATGATAAATACTATTATGAAGCAGCCGAATTGGCATTGAAGGATACAGATTTAAATCGTACGTTTGCAACTGGTATTTCAGGATTATCACATGCTGCAGATTCAATTTCAGCAATTAAGTATGGTCACGTAAAAGTAATTCGTGACGAGAATGGTATCGCAGTTGATTTTAAAGCAGATAATGATTACCCACGTTATGGTAACAATGATGATCGCGTTGATGATATTGCTAAGTGGCTAATTAAAGAGTTGTACACCAAGATGAATACACATCATCTATATCGTGGTTCTAAACTATCAACATCTGTTTTGACAATCACTTCTAATGTTGTTTATGGTAAAAATACGGGAACAACTCCAAACGGTCGCCAAAAGGGTGAACCATTCTCACCAGGTGCTAACCCAGCATATGGAGCTGAGAAGAACGGTGCGTTAGCTTCATTGTTATCAACAGCTAAATTACCATACCGCTACGCAACTGATGGAATTTCTAATACGTTTGGTGTAACACCAAATACTTTGGGTCACGATCAAGAAGCACGTAAAGATACCTTAGTAAATATGGTTAATGGATATATGAATAATGATGGTATGCACTTGAATATCAATGTTTTCAACAAAGATACTTTGATCGATGCACAAAAGCACCCAGAAGAATATCCAACGCTAACGGTGCGTGTTTCTGGTTACTGTGTATACTTCGCCGATTTGACTAAGGAACAACAGAACGATGTTATTTCACGAACTTTCTTCGATCAGATGTAA
- the cbpA gene encoding cyclic di-AMP binding protein CbpA produces MLLKSLVKPKERLTTVREDATLEQALTILEDSGFRCVPVLDETGTLFRGNIYKMHIYRHKSRGGSMQDPVTSLLKNATKYINVNAAFFNVFFSIKDLPYITVLDDNNHFYGILTHARLLDVLSQSWNVNVGSYVLTVVSSGERGDLAAMAKIITKYTSIASVITLDAQEGELVHRTMFTLPAEVGQKKLEQIIDNLERKEFRVPEVEDLKAIN; encoded by the coding sequence ATGCTATTAAAATCACTTGTAAAACCTAAGGAACGCTTAACCACAGTTCGTGAAGATGCAACACTTGAACAAGCACTAACAATTTTAGAAGATTCTGGTTTTCGGTGTGTGCCTGTCTTAGATGAAACTGGCACCCTCTTCAGAGGTAATATTTATAAGATGCATATTTACCGTCATAAGTCCCGTGGTGGTTCAATGCAGGATCCAGTTACTTCATTGTTAAAAAATGCCACTAAATATATCAATGTTAATGCAGCGTTTTTCAATGTCTTCTTCTCAATTAAGGATCTTCCTTACATCACTGTGTTGGATGATAATAATCATTTTTACGGCATTTTGACGCATGCTCGTCTACTGGATGTCCTTTCTCAATCTTGGAATGTTAATGTGGGTAGTTACGTTCTAACCGTTGTTTCAAGTGGCGAACGCGGTGACCTTGCCGCTATGGCAAAAATCATCACTAAATATACTTCAATTGCCAGTGTCATCACCCTAGATGCTCAGGAGGGCGAGCTAGTCCATCGGACCATGTTTACTCTTCCAGCTGAAGTTGGTCAAAAGAAACTAGAACAAATTATCGATAATCTAGAGCGCAAAGAATTCCGCGTTCCAGAAGTTGAAGACTTAAAAGCAATTAACTAG
- the sufC gene encoding Fe-S cluster assembly ATPase SufC: MATLEIKNLHVRINDPENKDTREILKGVDLVIKTGETHAIMGPNGTGKSTLSETIMGNPRYEITQGDILIDGQSLLELPVDERARAGLFLAMQYPVEIKGITNMEFMRAAINARRDDDDQMSVRDFLKELDRNLDILNMSESMARRYLNEGFSGGEKKRNEILQLMMIKPKFAILDEIDSGLDIDALQVVAKGVNAMASPDFGTLMITHYQRLLNYIKPDFVHVMMDGRIVKTGDAKLALKLEDEGYAGLRDELGIEAKLVDDDLSEANPDGI, encoded by the coding sequence ATGGCAACTTTAGAAATAAAAAACTTACACGTACGAATTAACGATCCTGAGAATAAGGACACAAGAGAAATTCTTAAGGGCGTTGACTTAGTTATTAAAACGGGTGAAACTCACGCAATTATGGGGCCTAATGGAACTGGAAAATCAACACTTTCGGAAACTATAATGGGTAATCCTCGTTATGAGATAACACAGGGTGATATTTTGATTGACGGACAAAGTTTACTTGAATTACCTGTTGATGAACGAGCACGAGCTGGACTATTTTTAGCGATGCAATATCCGGTAGAAATTAAAGGTATAACCAATATGGAATTCATGCGGGCTGCTATCAATGCCAGAAGGGATGATGACGATCAGATGTCAGTTAGGGATTTCCTTAAAGAGCTAGACAGAAACCTAGATATTTTGAATATGTCGGAATCAATGGCCCGTCGTTATTTGAACGAAGGCTTTTCTGGTGGCGAAAAAAAGCGAAATGAAATTTTGCAGTTGATGATGATTAAACCCAAGTTTGCCATTCTTGATGAAATTGATTCTGGCCTTGATATTGATGCGCTTCAAGTTGTGGCTAAAGGTGTTAACGCAATGGCATCACCTGATTTTGGTACATTGATGATTACCCATTACCAACGTCTGTTAAATTACATAAAGCCAGATTTTGTACATGTCATGATGGACGGCAGAATTGTTAAGACGGGTGACGCAAAATTAGCCCTTAAATTAGAAGATGAAGGCTATGCAGGCTTACGTGACGAATTGGGAATTGAAGCAAAACTGGTAGATGATGATTTATCGGAGGCGAACCCTGATGGCATTTAA
- a CDS encoding L-lactate dehydrogenase — translation MSKLQNHQKVVLVGDGAVGSSYAFAMAQQGLAEEFVIVDVVKERTQGDALDLEDATPFTAPKNIYSGEYSDCADADLVVITAGAPQKPGETRLDLVNKNLKILSTIVKPVVDSGFDGIFLVAANPVDILTYATWKFSGFPKEKVIGSGISLDTARLRVALGKKFNVSPESVDAYILGEHGDSEFAAYSTASIGTRPLLDIAKEENVSADELTQIEDGVRNKAYDIINKKGATFYGVGTALMRISRAILRDENAVLPVGAYMDGQYGLNDIYIGTPAVINGQGLARVIESPLSDDEMKKMTDSAATLKQVLTDGLANLEK, via the coding sequence TTGTCTAAGCTTCAAAACCATCAAAAAGTTGTTTTAGTCGGTGACGGTGCTGTTGGTTCTAGTTACGCCTTTGCTATGGCACAACAAGGACTTGCTGAAGAATTCGTTATCGTCGACGTTGTTAAAGAACGTACTCAAGGGGACGCACTTGATCTTGAAGATGCTACTCCATTTACTGCACCAAAGAACATTTACTCTGGTGAATATTCAGATTGTGCTGATGCTGATCTAGTTGTTATTACAGCTGGCGCACCACAAAAGCCTGGTGAAACTCGTCTTGATCTTGTAAACAAGAACTTGAAGATTTTATCAACTATCGTTAAGCCAGTTGTTGATTCTGGTTTTGACGGAATCTTCCTTGTTGCTGCTAACCCAGTTGATATCCTTACTTACGCTACATGGAAGTTCTCTGGCTTCCCTAAGGAAAAGGTTATTGGCTCAGGAATTTCTCTTGATACAGCTCGTTTACGTGTTGCTCTTGGTAAGAAGTTCAACGTTAGCCCTGAATCAGTTGACGCTTACATCCTTGGTGAACATGGTGATAGCGAATTTGCTGCTTACTCAACAGCATCAATTGGTACTCGTCCATTGCTTGATATTGCTAAAGAAGAAAACGTTTCTGCTGATGAATTAACACAAATTGAAGATGGCGTTCGTAACAAAGCTTACGACATTATCAACAAGAAGGGTGCTACATTCTACGGTGTTGGTACTGCTCTTATGCGTATTTCACGTGCTATCTTACGTGACGAAAACGCTGTTCTTCCTGTTGGCGCATACATGGATGGTCAATACGGTTTGAATGATATTTACATTGGTACACCCGCTGTTATCAATGGTCAAGGTTTAGCTCGTGTTATCGAATCACCATTGAGTGACGATGAGATGAAAAAGATGACTGATTCTGCTGCAACTCTTAAGCAAGTTTTAACAGACGGTTTAGCAAATCTTGAAAAATAA
- the pflA gene encoding pyruvate formate-lyase-activating protein → MEEKAGIKDQSETKEPLIGYVHSIETFGSVDGPGIRYVVFLQGCHMRCQYCHNPDTWKLNVGDKMTTDQILDDAEKYRAFWGKTGGITVSGGEALVQVDFVLELFEKAKERNISTCLDTAGQPFTREQPFFDKFERLMQVTDISLVDIKHINSKEHKKLTQYGNENILDMIQYMAAHHNDIWIRHVLVPQRTDYDNYLAELGDYIAKIPNDIVQKVEVLPYHTLGVKKYHEMKIKYRLEGIETPTPDRVANAEKLLHTNDYTGYRNWMPMPKL, encoded by the coding sequence ATGGAAGAAAAAGCAGGGATAAAAGATCAAAGTGAAACCAAGGAACCTTTGATAGGCTATGTCCACTCAATTGAGACATTTGGATCGGTTGATGGTCCAGGCATTCGATACGTTGTGTTTCTACAGGGATGTCACATGCGCTGTCAATATTGCCATAATCCTGATACATGGAAATTAAACGTTGGCGATAAAATGACAACCGATCAGATTTTGGATGATGCTGAAAAGTACCGCGCTTTCTGGGGCAAAACCGGTGGGATTACAGTTAGTGGTGGAGAGGCACTTGTTCAAGTTGACTTTGTTTTAGAATTATTTGAAAAAGCGAAGGAAAGAAATATCAGCACGTGTCTTGATACAGCTGGGCAACCATTTACCAGAGAGCAACCATTTTTTGATAAATTTGAGCGGTTAATGCAAGTTACTGATATTTCTCTAGTTGATATTAAGCATATTAATTCAAAAGAGCATAAAAAATTAACGCAGTATGGTAACGAAAATATTTTGGATATGATTCAATATATGGCGGCACACCATAATGATATTTGGATTCGCCATGTACTAGTTCCACAAAGAACGGATTATGATAATTATCTGGCAGAATTAGGTGATTATATTGCTAAAATTCCTAACGATATTGTTCAAAAAGTTGAAGTATTACCATATCATACGCTGGGTGTGAAGAAGTATCATGAAATGAAGATTAAATACCGTCTGGAGGGAATTGAAACTCCAACTCCAGATAGGGTGGCAAATGCTGAAAAATTGTTGCATACCAACGACTATACTGGATACAGAAATTGGATGCCGATGCCAAAATTGTAG
- a CDS encoding type II toxin-antitoxin system PemK/MazF family toxin translates to MDESLIKRGDLFYADLSPVVGSEQGGMRPVLIIQNNIGNRYSPTVIVAAITARITKPKMPTHVAISAGEDGIERDSVILMEQIRTIDKQRLHDRIGHLNDRHMLMVNEALRVSVGLMTDNT, encoded by the coding sequence GTGGACGAAAGCCTAATTAAAAGAGGCGATTTGTTTTATGCAGACTTGTCACCAGTCGTAGGATCTGAACAGGGTGGGATGCGCCCTGTTTTAATAATCCAAAATAATATTGGAAACCGTTATAGCCCAACTGTTATTGTTGCTGCAATTACAGCAAGAATAACTAAGCCCAAGATGCCAACCCATGTGGCAATTTCTGCGGGTGAGGATGGGATTGAAAGGGATTCGGTTATTTTGATGGAACAGATTCGTACTATTGATAAGCAACGTCTGCATGACCGTATTGGCCATTTAAACGATCGTCATATGCTTATGGTTAATGAGGCACTACGTGTGAGCGTGGGCCTTATGACCGATAATACATAA
- a CDS encoding L,D-transpeptidase family protein, with protein sequence MGRTNLHRNHHRVLWGITSGIIAIAAIYGIGVYHYSNSQKFIPNTVIAGVDVGGKDQATATKLVEQSVKSQTITLKDGAKKISNIKVADTGLSVNAKAFVSNSLQKQNGLTWPLQMVNVAHADKVSDGDLTIKDSDTQKFDSFSKKELKELNSDRTASKASKITLTSTGAVKLSGGSQGNYIDAHGFKKNLKATVASGKSSMDLKDSYQTPTETKANQITDQYKKIQAEDAVYDINGTKVTIPSAEIVSWLKVDTNVYGVRSLSLDDTKVSNYLNGLNDKYSTYKKSFNFKSTKQGTITVKDGNFGWEISTDVDKTTLENKILAGKSFDMQATISGSGQGLKPGEVGNTYVEVDKAAQHMWFYHNGKLELSTSVVTGLPPNQTTPTGVWFVWKKQQNAVLKGKNDNGTSYASPVKYWMPIDYTGVGLHDAPWQPTFGGDWFKTHGSHGCVNTPPSVMPKLYADVPTGTPVVVH encoded by the coding sequence ATGGGGCGTACAAACTTACATCGTAACCACCATCGAGTTCTTTGGGGAATCACCTCAGGAATCATTGCTATAGCAGCTATATATGGAATTGGTGTTTACCATTATTCAAATTCACAAAAATTCATACCAAACACAGTAATCGCCGGTGTTGATGTAGGTGGCAAAGATCAGGCAACTGCTACCAAATTAGTTGAACAGAGTGTTAAATCACAGACTATCACACTAAAAGACGGAGCAAAAAAAATATCAAACATTAAAGTTGCCGACACTGGTCTTTCAGTGAACGCCAAGGCTTTTGTGTCTAACTCCCTTCAGAAGCAGAACGGATTAACTTGGCCACTTCAGATGGTAAACGTTGCCCATGCAGATAAAGTTTCAGATGGCGACTTAACTATTAAGGACTCCGATACCCAAAAGTTTGATTCCTTCTCTAAAAAAGAGCTCAAGGAACTTAACTCAGATCGAACAGCTTCTAAGGCATCTAAAATCACCTTAACCAGTACTGGGGCAGTTAAATTATCCGGTGGCTCACAAGGTAATTACATTGATGCTCACGGATTTAAGAAAAACCTAAAAGCGACAGTTGCATCTGGAAAAAGTTCCATGGATCTGAAAGATTCATACCAGACTCCTACTGAAACCAAGGCTAATCAGATTACTGATCAATATAAAAAGATCCAGGCTGAAGATGCTGTATATGATATTAACGGTACTAAAGTAACGATTCCAAGTGCCGAGATTGTTAGCTGGCTCAAAGTAGACACTAATGTTTATGGCGTTCGTAGTCTATCTCTGGACGATACGAAGGTTAGTAACTATCTTAATGGCCTAAACGATAAGTACTCAACTTATAAAAAATCTTTCAACTTTAAGAGTACTAAGCAAGGAACTATTACCGTTAAAGACGGAAACTTTGGCTGGGAAATTTCCACTGACGTTGATAAAACAACACTTGAAAACAAAATTTTAGCTGGTAAAAGCTTTGATATGCAGGCTACCATTTCTGGATCAGGTCAGGGATTAAAGCCTGGTGAGGTTGGGAATACTTACGTCGAAGTTGATAAAGCCGCTCAACATATGTGGTTCTACCACAATGGTAAGCTAGAACTATCAACCTCAGTTGTAACTGGTCTACCGCCTAACCAAACAACTCCAACCGGTGTTTGGTTCGTCTGGAAGAAACAGCAAAATGCTGTCCTTAAAGGTAAGAACGATAATGGCACTTCATACGCTTCACCAGTTAAGTATTGGATGCCAATTGATTATACTGGAGTTGGTCTTCATGATGCTCCTTGGCAACCAACTTTTGGAGGCGATTGGTTCAAGACACATGGCTCCCATGGTTGCGTAAACACTCCACCGTCTGTTATGCCTAAGCTCTACGCTGATGTGCCAACTGGAACCCCAGTTGTTGTTCACTAA